In one window of Protaetiibacter larvae DNA:
- the eno gene encoding phosphopyruvate hydratase, with the protein MSAIEAVGAREILDSRGNPTVEVEVLLEDGTVSRAAVPSGASTGAFEAYELRDGDKDRYLGKGVLKAVEGVLDVLGPAIEGFEASDQRLVDAELIAADGTENKSRLGANAILGVSLAVAKAAADSADLPLFRYLGGPNAHTLPVPLLNVINGGAHADTNVDIQEFFLVPLGAETFSESLRWGVETYHTLKGLLKAKGLATGLGDEGGFAPELASNRAALDFLLEAIEKAGFTPGTDIAVGLDVASTEFFEDGAYSFEGKKLSSAELTAYFATLVADYPLVTIEDPLAEDDWEGYQALTAELGGKVQIVGDDLFVTNPKRLQKGLELGVANSILVKVNQIGTLTETLDAVSNAQRAGYTAILSHRSGETEDTTIADLAVATDAGQIKTGAPARSERVAKYNQLLRIEEELGDAAVFAGRSAFPRAR; encoded by the coding sequence GTGTCTGCTATCGAGGCCGTCGGCGCCCGCGAGATCCTCGACTCCCGAGGCAACCCGACCGTCGAGGTCGAGGTGCTCCTCGAGGACGGCACCGTCTCCCGTGCCGCCGTCCCCTCCGGCGCCTCCACCGGCGCCTTCGAGGCCTACGAGCTGCGCGACGGCGACAAGGACCGCTACCTGGGCAAGGGCGTGCTGAAGGCCGTCGAGGGCGTGCTCGACGTGCTCGGCCCCGCCATCGAAGGCTTCGAGGCCAGCGACCAGCGCCTCGTGGACGCCGAGCTGATCGCCGCGGACGGCACCGAGAACAAGTCGCGCCTCGGCGCCAACGCCATCCTCGGCGTCTCGCTCGCGGTCGCGAAGGCCGCCGCCGACTCCGCCGACCTGCCGCTGTTCCGCTACCTCGGCGGACCCAACGCGCACACCCTGCCGGTGCCGCTGCTCAACGTCATCAACGGGGGCGCGCACGCCGACACCAACGTCGACATCCAGGAGTTCTTCCTCGTGCCGCTCGGTGCCGAGACCTTCTCCGAGTCGCTGCGCTGGGGTGTCGAGACCTACCACACGCTCAAGGGCCTGCTGAAGGCGAAGGGGCTCGCGACGGGCCTCGGCGACGAGGGCGGCTTCGCCCCCGAGCTCGCGAGCAACCGCGCCGCGCTCGACTTCCTGCTCGAGGCGATCGAGAAGGCCGGCTTCACCCCCGGCACCGACATCGCGGTGGGCCTGGATGTGGCGTCCACCGAGTTCTTCGAGGACGGCGCCTACAGCTTCGAAGGCAAGAAGCTCAGCTCGGCCGAGCTGACCGCCTACTTCGCCACCCTGGTGGCCGACTACCCGCTCGTCACCATCGAGGACCCGCTCGCCGAGGACGACTGGGAGGGCTACCAGGCCCTCACCGCCGAGCTCGGCGGCAAGGTGCAGATCGTGGGCGACGACCTGTTCGTCACCAACCCGAAGCGCCTGCAGAAGGGTCTCGAGCTGGGGGTCGCCAACTCGATCCTCGTGAAGGTGAACCAGATCGGCACCCTCACCGAGACCCTGGACGCGGTGTCGAACGCCCAGCGCGCGGGCTACACCGCGATCCTGTCGCACCGTTCGGGCGAGACCGAGGACACCACGATCGCCGACCTCGCGGTCGCGACGGATGCCGGCCAGATCAAGACCGGTGCCCCCGCCCGCTCGGAGCGCGTCGCCAAGTACAACCAGCTGCTGCGCATCGAGGAGGAGCTCGGCGACGCCGCGGTCTTCGCCGGTCGTTCCGCGTTCCCTCGCGCGCGCTGA
- the mazG gene encoding nucleoside triphosphate pyrophosphohydrolase, producing the protein MSEPVVPTTPHPKLEELVAVLEHLRAPGGCAWDREQTHASLVQYLIEESYELVDAIEAGDDAELVEELGDVLYQVIFHSDIAAEEGRFSLEDVAAHMTAKMVGRHPHVFGDAVADTPDAVMARWDELKRVEKPGRSSVLDGIPQGMPALALAAKLVGRAEKVGLAPEAAPAIPVSEAALGDELLATVVAARAAGLDAERALRDALRRLQDDIRAAESSPR; encoded by the coding sequence ATGAGCGAGCCCGTCGTGCCCACCACCCCGCATCCGAAGCTCGAGGAGCTCGTGGCGGTGCTCGAGCACCTGCGCGCGCCCGGCGGCTGCGCCTGGGACCGCGAGCAGACGCACGCCTCGCTCGTGCAGTACCTCATCGAGGAGAGCTACGAGCTCGTCGACGCGATCGAGGCGGGGGATGACGCGGAGCTCGTGGAGGAGCTCGGCGACGTGCTCTACCAGGTGATCTTCCACTCCGACATCGCGGCCGAGGAGGGGCGCTTCAGCCTCGAGGACGTCGCGGCGCACATGACCGCGAAGATGGTGGGGCGGCATCCGCACGTCTTCGGCGACGCGGTCGCCGACACCCCGGATGCCGTGATGGCCCGCTGGGATGAGCTCAAGCGGGTCGAGAAGCCGGGCCGCTCGAGTGTGCTCGACGGCATTCCGCAGGGCATGCCCGCGCTCGCGCTCGCGGCGAAGCTCGTGGGGCGGGCCGAGAAGGTGGGCCTGGCCCCGGAGGCCGCTCCCGCGATCCCCGTCTCCGAGGCCGCCCTCGGCGACGAGCTGCTCGCGACGGTGGTGGCCGCGCGCGCCGCGGGCCTCGACGCCGAGCGCGCCCTCCGCGACGCCCTTCGCCGACTGCAGGACGACATCCGCGCCGCCGAGTCGTCCCCTCGCTGA
- a CDS encoding histidine--tRNA ligase codes for MRDFLPAEKARRERILDVIRESYRAHGFDEIETPVVEDSERLHSGLGGDNEKLAFGVLKRGLTREELQAAEEPLDLADLGLRFDLTVPLARFYATHRAELPNVFRSIQVAPVWRAERPQKGRYRQFVQCDIDIIGEPGIQAEGELIVATLATIDALGLADASIRINDRRLLVGMLAGFGFPVEEHDATLITIDKLDKLGPDGVIAELAERGADADAVAAFRAFLVRPQTLEFLPYGERAIRKALPAGADDAVVADLVAIGEAVAAARGQQDAPLVFDPFLVRGMGYYTGPIFEVAHPSVPYSLGGGGRYDGMIGRFLGAEVPAAGFSLGFERLVDLVEPPAAAGGAAVALVHDEGVPLATLLALQSGLVARGDRARLVRRAKNTKLQLENLAGQGFTSFAFVGTAASADVDALELRPLD; via the coding sequence ATGCGGGACTTCCTTCCCGCCGAGAAGGCGCGCCGCGAGCGCATCCTCGACGTCATCCGGGAGTCGTACCGCGCGCACGGCTTCGACGAGATCGAGACCCCCGTCGTGGAGGACTCCGAGCGCCTGCACTCCGGCCTCGGCGGCGACAACGAGAAGCTCGCCTTCGGGGTGCTCAAGCGCGGACTCACGCGCGAGGAGCTGCAGGCCGCCGAGGAGCCCCTCGACCTCGCCGACCTCGGACTGCGCTTCGACCTCACCGTGCCGCTCGCCCGCTTCTACGCCACCCACCGCGCGGAGCTGCCGAACGTGTTCCGCAGCATCCAGGTGGCGCCCGTGTGGCGTGCCGAGCGCCCGCAGAAGGGTCGCTACCGGCAGTTCGTGCAGTGCGACATCGACATCATCGGCGAACCCGGCATCCAGGCGGAGGGCGAGCTCATCGTCGCCACCCTCGCCACGATCGACGCGCTCGGCCTCGCCGACGCGAGCATCCGCATCAACGACCGGCGCCTTCTGGTCGGCATGCTCGCGGGCTTCGGCTTCCCCGTCGAGGAGCACGACGCGACCCTCATCACGATCGACAAACTCGACAAGCTGGGCCCCGACGGGGTGATCGCCGAGCTCGCCGAGCGCGGGGCGGATGCGGATGCCGTGGCCGCGTTCCGCGCCTTCTTGGTGCGCCCGCAGACGCTCGAGTTCCTGCCTTACGGGGAGCGCGCCATCCGCAAGGCGCTGCCGGCCGGGGCGGACGACGCGGTCGTCGCCGACCTCGTGGCGATCGGTGAGGCGGTCGCCGCGGCGCGCGGGCAGCAGGATGCGCCGCTCGTGTTCGACCCCTTCCTCGTGCGCGGCATGGGCTACTACACGGGCCCGATCTTCGAGGTCGCGCACCCCAGCGTGCCGTACTCGCTCGGGGGCGGCGGACGCTACGACGGCATGATCGGGCGCTTCCTCGGCGCCGAGGTGCCGGCCGCCGGCTTCTCGCTGGGCTTCGAGAGGCTGGTCGACCTCGTCGAGCCGCCCGCCGCGGCGGGGGGTGCGGCGGTCGCGCTCGTGCACGACGAGGGGGTGCCGCTCGCGACGCTCCTCGCCCTGCAGTCGGGGCTTGTCGCGCGCGGTGACCGCGCCCGGCTCGTGCGGCGCGCCAAGAACACCAAGCTGCAGCTGGAGAACCTCGCCGGCCAGGGCTTCACCTCGTTCGCGTTCGTCGGCACCGCTGCATCCGCCGACGTCGACGCCCTGGAGCTGCGCCCCCTCGACTGA
- a CDS encoding FtsB family cell division protein, translated as MPRQPRTERVPVIMAEPSRGAAWLRNFRLSGFALTVLLLIVAALLVLAPQLKTLVEQRQQIAQAEQAVKDAQDRLDELDGEVARWSDPAYVESQARDRLYYVFPGDDSYLVIDDSAVATSADESLPISDTIQSTRVDWMTAFLSSVYSAGLTEAPPPADDPLIPSPSEGAAG; from the coding sequence ATGCCCCGTCAGCCCCGCACCGAGCGCGTGCCCGTCATCATGGCGGAGCCCTCGCGCGGGGCGGCCTGGCTGCGCAACTTCCGGTTGTCGGGTTTCGCGTTGACGGTGCTGCTGCTCATCGTGGCCGCGCTCCTGGTGCTGGCCCCGCAGCTGAAGACGCTCGTGGAGCAGCGGCAGCAGATCGCGCAGGCCGAGCAGGCGGTGAAGGATGCGCAGGATCGGCTCGACGAGCTGGACGGCGAGGTGGCGCGGTGGAGCGACCCCGCGTACGTGGAGTCGCAGGCGCGCGACCGGCTGTACTACGTGTTCCCGGGCGATGACAGCTACCTCGTGATCGACGACTCCGCGGTCGCGACCTCCGCCGACGAGAGCCTGCCGATCAGCGACACCATCCAGTCCACCCGTGTGGACTGGATGACCGCGTTCCTGTCGTCGGTGTACTCGGCGGGGCTCACCGAGGCGCCGCCCCCCGCCGACGATCCGCTCATCCCGAGCCCCTCCGAGGGGGCCGCCGGATGA
- a CDS encoding CGNR zinc finger domain-containing protein, translating into MLFTHDTELALEFMVALADTVPTASESGRDELLTTPELVTLLDRWLYSGRRDGDARELAEVQAARTRIREVWGADDAEVVGWINHVLSEAHATPRVVDHDGVGWHIHATEPDAPLAERILVEAAMALADVVRARRLDRLRDCEADDCAGVFVDLSKNGSRRFCSTRCGNRMAVRAYRARTHL; encoded by the coding sequence ATGCTTTTCACTCATGACACGGAGCTCGCGCTCGAGTTCATGGTCGCGCTCGCCGACACCGTGCCGACCGCCTCCGAGAGCGGCAGGGACGAGCTGCTCACGACCCCGGAGCTCGTGACCCTGCTCGACCGCTGGCTGTACTCCGGGCGCCGCGACGGCGACGCTCGCGAACTCGCCGAGGTGCAGGCGGCGCGCACCCGCATCCGCGAGGTGTGGGGGGCCGACGATGCCGAGGTCGTCGGCTGGATCAACCACGTGCTGAGCGAGGCGCACGCCACCCCGCGCGTCGTCGACCACGACGGGGTCGGCTGGCACATCCACGCGACCGAGCCCGACGCGCCGCTCGCCGAACGCATCCTGGTCGAAGCCGCGATGGCGCTCGCCGACGTCGTGCGCGCCCGGCGCCTCGACCGCCTGCGCGACTGCGAGGCCGACGACTGCGCGGGCGTCTTCGTGGACCTCTCGAAGAACGGTTCGCGCCGCTTCTGCTCCACCCGCTGCGGCAACCGCATGGCGGTGCGCGCCTACCGCGCCCGAACCCACCTCTGA
- a CDS encoding EamA family transporter, translating into MSARGTAARRGILGVTLGLAAALAFGAGGTVIKPLFSDGWTPGAAVLARVTIAALVLAIPALLAIRGRLGVLWRARRTLLLYGVLAVAGTQLAFYASLERIPVGVALLIEYLAPVALLLLAWVRTRRTPHRVVLLGAGLSVVGLVLVIGPSGSGALDPWGLALAVIAMVGVAFYYVLGARVDEDIPPVTLAWSGFVIGAVVLAAAGAVGVLPLRASFGDVGFFGGQAPWWVPLLLVGVVATAFAYVAGITAISFLGTRVASFLGLSEVIFAGVIGWIVLGEEFGPVALGGAALILGGIVLVRLQPQDSAPLPEPVPVPEPVPVLDPVPAVDTGVTPRP; encoded by the coding sequence ATGAGCGCACGAGGCACGGCCGCGCGCCGCGGCATCCTGGGCGTCACCCTCGGCCTCGCCGCCGCCCTCGCCTTCGGTGCGGGCGGCACCGTGATCAAACCGCTGTTCTCCGACGGCTGGACCCCCGGCGCCGCGGTGCTCGCCCGCGTCACGATCGCGGCACTCGTGCTCGCCATCCCCGCCCTGCTCGCCATCCGCGGACGCCTCGGCGTGCTCTGGCGCGCCCGCCGCACGCTCCTGCTCTACGGAGTGCTGGCCGTCGCCGGCACCCAGCTCGCCTTCTACGCCTCGCTCGAGCGCATCCCGGTGGGCGTCGCGCTGCTCATCGAGTACCTCGCGCCCGTCGCGCTGCTGCTGCTCGCCTGGGTGCGCACCCGCCGGACCCCGCACCGCGTCGTGCTCCTCGGCGCGGGGCTGTCGGTGGTCGGCCTCGTGCTCGTCATCGGCCCGTCGGGATCGGGGGCGCTCGACCCATGGGGACTCGCGCTCGCGGTCATCGCGATGGTCGGCGTCGCCTTCTACTACGTGCTCGGCGCCCGGGTGGATGAGGACATCCCGCCCGTCACCCTCGCCTGGAGCGGCTTCGTGATCGGCGCGGTCGTGCTCGCCGCCGCGGGTGCCGTGGGGGTGCTGCCCCTGCGCGCGAGCTTCGGCGACGTCGGCTTCTTCGGCGGGCAGGCGCCCTGGTGGGTGCCGTTGCTGCTCGTCGGCGTCGTCGCGACGGCCTTCGCCTACGTCGCCGGGATCACCGCGATCTCGTTCCTCGGCACGCGGGTCGCGAGCTTCCTCGGGCTGTCGGAGGTCATCTTCGCCGGTGTCATCGGCTGGATCGTGCTGGGCGAGGAGTTCGGACCGGTGGCCCTCGGCGGCGCGGCGCTCATCCTGGGCGGCATCGTGCTCGTGCGGCTCCAGCCGCAGGATTCCGCCCCGCTGCCCGAACCCGTCCCCGTGCCCGAACCCGTCCCCGTGCTCGATCCCGTCCCCGCGGTGGATACCGGCGTCACGCCGCGGCCCTAG
- a CDS encoding DUF501 domain-containing protein — protein MTRPPFDPPTEAEIAVVSRQLGRPARGVIGIAARCVCGNPTVVATQPRLPDGTPFPTLYYLSHPGATAAMSTLEATGVMPELAELLVDEVADAYRAAHLSYLADRESIEAVPEIAGFSAGGMPDRVKCLHALAAHALAAGPGVNPIGDEALARSSWSPERCSCAEPGAARGA, from the coding sequence ATGACGCGCCCGCCGTTCGATCCGCCGACGGAGGCCGAGATCGCCGTGGTCTCCCGGCAGCTGGGGCGCCCCGCACGCGGGGTGATCGGGATCGCCGCGCGGTGCGTGTGCGGCAACCCGACGGTCGTGGCGACGCAGCCGCGGCTGCCCGACGGCACCCCGTTCCCGACCCTCTACTACCTCTCGCATCCGGGGGCGACGGCCGCGATGTCGACGCTCGAGGCCACGGGGGTGATGCCCGAGCTCGCGGAGCTGCTCGTGGATGAGGTGGCGGACGCCTACCGCGCCGCCCACCTCTCCTACCTGGCCGACCGGGAGAGCATCGAGGCGGTCCCCGAGATCGCGGGCTTCTCGGCGGGCGGGATGCCCGACCGGGTGAAGTGCCTGCACGCGCTCGCGGCGCACGCGCTCGCTGCCGGACCCGGGGTGAACCCGATCGGCGACGAGGCCCTCGCGCGCTCCTCGTGGTCGCCTGAGCGGTGCAGCTGCGCGGAGCCCGGCGCGGCACGCGGGGCCTGA
- a CDS encoding CPBP family intramembrane glutamic endopeptidase, whose amino-acid sequence MDLQLLALLLVVVVLLVWRAATRERREYAQFKRLRATEARQKVLRKWLIESVLVMGGLAAAVLLAAWELVPRVLADVQAWPPIAGARHAFVESDFGPGLAVGLGIGLLAALLVPILLMSRQQESNIPALGDVGALLPRTRAELPYGAGLSISAGVFEELLFRLGMPALLFGIIPNGPLAFLIATLVFGALHLYQKLTGVITATVLGIIFASVYVVSGSIVLVIVLHAIIDLRALVLLPLVVGKVWSKTA is encoded by the coding sequence GTGGATCTCCAGCTGCTCGCCCTGCTGCTCGTCGTCGTCGTGCTGCTCGTCTGGCGGGCGGCCACCCGCGAACGCCGCGAGTACGCCCAGTTCAAGCGGCTGCGCGCCACCGAGGCCCGCCAGAAGGTGCTGCGCAAGTGGCTCATCGAGTCGGTGCTCGTGATGGGCGGACTCGCGGCCGCCGTGCTGCTGGCCGCGTGGGAGCTCGTGCCGAGGGTGCTCGCCGACGTGCAGGCCTGGCCGCCGATCGCCGGCGCCCGGCACGCCTTCGTCGAGAGCGACTTCGGTCCGGGGCTGGCGGTCGGGCTCGGGATCGGGCTGCTCGCGGCGCTGCTCGTGCCCATCCTGCTCATGAGCCGCCAGCAGGAGTCCAACATCCCGGCGCTCGGCGACGTCGGCGCCCTGCTCCCCCGCACGCGTGCGGAGCTGCCCTACGGCGCGGGCCTCAGCATCTCGGCGGGCGTCTTCGAGGAGCTGCTGTTCCGTCTCGGGATGCCGGCGCTGCTGTTCGGGATCATCCCGAACGGACCGCTCGCCTTCCTCATCGCCACCCTCGTGTTCGGGGCGCTGCACCTGTACCAGAAGCTCACCGGGGTGATCACGGCGACCGTGCTCGGCATCATCTTCGCGAGCGTCTACGTGGTGTCGGGGTCGATCGTGCTCGTGATCGTGCTGCACGCGATCATCGATCTCCGCGCCCTCGTGCTGCTGCCGCTCGTCGTCGGCAAGGTGTGGTCGAAGACCGCCTGA
- a CDS encoding ABC transporter permease has protein sequence MNWFSGMWTISSIELRQRVRGAAWYVLLGVFAFIVLIVTVLTTIATSNSDAPGAVLYSLIVYFVLLLGTLVTPALSGNAINGDRDNGTLATTQVTLVTTGQLVIGKLLAAWITALAFLGAALPFLLFALALGGASPDTAIVSIVVLAAELAIVSAIGVGLSGLIRRPLFSVVVTYLVVAALSIGTLIAFSLGGLLMQEKVTVVNQVMDWDGSGEVDPETGLPVDPECHAESYEYTIPRFDRVWWLLAANPYVILADAAPAHLSRDGYPEDLFGSIKVGVRQVQLPPTPSEGYDECAMYYEGGDYTTPAEILAKTVPSWAVGLGLHVLLAAALVAGAIRRTHAPSRRLAAGSRVA, from the coding sequence ATGAACTGGTTCAGCGGAATGTGGACGATCTCCTCGATCGAACTGCGCCAGCGCGTGCGCGGGGCGGCCTGGTACGTGCTGCTCGGCGTGTTCGCCTTCATCGTGCTCATCGTGACGGTGCTCACGACCATCGCGACCTCGAACTCCGACGCACCGGGCGCGGTGCTGTACTCGCTCATCGTGTACTTCGTGCTGCTGCTCGGCACGCTCGTGACGCCCGCGCTGAGCGGCAACGCCATCAACGGGGATCGCGACAACGGCACCCTCGCCACCACCCAGGTGACGCTCGTCACGACGGGGCAGCTCGTGATCGGCAAGCTGCTCGCCGCCTGGATCACGGCACTCGCCTTCCTCGGGGCGGCGCTGCCGTTCCTGCTGTTCGCGCTCGCCCTCGGCGGGGCATCCCCCGATACGGCGATCGTGTCGATCGTCGTGCTCGCGGCGGAGCTCGCGATCGTGTCGGCGATCGGCGTGGGGCTCTCGGGGCTCATCCGCCGTCCGCTGTTCTCGGTCGTGGTGACGTACCTCGTGGTCGCGGCGCTCTCGATCGGCACGCTCATCGCCTTCTCGCTCGGCGGGCTCCTGATGCAGGAGAAGGTGACCGTGGTCAACCAGGTCATGGACTGGGACGGCTCGGGCGAGGTCGATCCCGAGACCGGGCTCCCGGTCGATCCGGAGTGCCATGCCGAGAGCTACGAGTACACGATCCCGCGCTTCGACCGCGTGTGGTGGCTGCTGGCCGCGAACCCGTACGTGATCCTCGCGGATGCAGCCCCCGCTCACCTCTCGCGAGACGGCTACCCGGAGGATCTGTTCGGCAGCATCAAGGTCGGGGTACGACAGGTGCAGTTGCCGCCGACGCCGAGCGAGGGCTACGACGAGTGCGCGATGTACTACGAGGGTGGCGACTACACGACGCCGGCGGAGATCCTGGCGAAGACCGTGCCGAGCTGGGCGGTGGGTCTGGGACTGCACGTGCTGCTCGCGGCCGCCCTCGTGGCCGGTGCGATCCGACGCACTCACGCGCCGTCGAGGCGGCTCGCGGCGGGGAGCCGGGTCGCCTAG
- a CDS encoding ABC transporter ATP-binding protein: protein MSTSQTAAPPSEVGVVVDDVARSFGAVHAVRSVSFEAFPGQVTGLVGPNGSGKTTLLLMLATLLVPDRGTIRIGDYDPVAQSRAVRGLLGWMPDVLGSWSALSVRASLELTGRLYGLSRAAASIRAEELIALADLAPLANQATKVLSRGQKQRLSLARALVHDPRVLLLDEPASGLDPGARIALRVLLKRLAAEGRTIIVSSHVLAELDELADRAVFLEAGSSVSEDRVEAAKRTERGWRIRALDASGLYRELIASGIDAASIVREPQGFVVPLAGEDRAAELLAALVKAGVPVSSFAPSVGDLEHTFLDLNPGEAAR, encoded by the coding sequence ATGAGTACCTCTCAGACTGCGGCTCCGCCGAGCGAGGTGGGCGTCGTCGTCGACGACGTCGCGCGCTCCTTCGGCGCGGTGCACGCCGTGCGCTCCGTGAGCTTCGAAGCCTTTCCCGGGCAGGTGACGGGCCTCGTGGGCCCCAACGGCTCGGGCAAGACCACCCTGCTGCTCATGCTGGCGACGCTCCTCGTGCCCGACCGCGGCACCATCCGGATCGGCGACTACGACCCGGTCGCGCAGAGCCGCGCGGTGCGCGGCCTCCTCGGCTGGATGCCCGACGTGCTCGGCTCGTGGTCGGCGCTCAGCGTGCGCGCGAGCCTCGAGCTGACCGGGCGCCTCTACGGTCTCTCGCGGGCCGCGGCATCCATCCGCGCCGAGGAGCTCATCGCGCTCGCCGACCTCGCCCCGCTCGCGAACCAGGCCACCAAGGTGCTCTCCCGCGGGCAGAAGCAGCGACTGAGCCTCGCCCGCGCGCTCGTGCACGACCCGCGCGTTCTGCTGCTCGACGAACCCGCATCCGGTCTCGATCCCGGCGCCCGGATCGCGTTGCGCGTGCTGCTCAAGCGCCTCGCCGCCGAGGGCCGCACGATCATCGTCTCGAGCCACGTGCTCGCCGAGCTCGACGAGCTGGCGGACCGCGCCGTGTTCCTCGAGGCGGGCTCCTCCGTCAGCGAGGACCGCGTGGAGGCCGCCAAGCGCACCGAGCGCGGGTGGCGCATCCGGGCGCTCGATGCCTCGGGCCTCTACCGGGAGCTCATCGCCTCCGGGATCGACGCCGCGTCGATCGTGCGCGAACCCCAGGGTTTCGTGGTGCCGCTCGCGGGCGAGGACCGCGCGGCGGAGCTGCTCGCGGCGCTCGTGAAGGCGGGGGTGCCGGTGAGCTCGTTCGCCCCATCGGTGGGGGATCTGGAGCACACCTTCCTCGATCTCAACCCCGGGGAGGCGGCGCGATGA
- a CDS encoding MFS transporter — protein MMTKSDVGLRSERGPILLAVMVATGVVAIDATIIATAVPAIVGDIGGFAQFPWLFSIYLLTQSVTVPVYAKLADTLGRKPVILFGIAVFLLGSILCGVAWDMTSLIIFRALQGIGAGAVLPITITIVGDIYTLEERARTQGYVASVWGIAAVAGPALGGLFAQWDFWRGIFLVNIPLCLVAFWLLARNYHEKVEKRERRIDFAGSALLTAAFTLLLLGVLEGGAGWAWDSPISFGVFGGGLALLVVFVLVERRAAEPVLPLWVLGRPLLRATAVVGLAVGAALIGLTAFVPTYLVVGLHVTPLVAGLALATLTIGWPIAAALSGRLYLRIGFRSTALIGATLVVLGTVVLALLAPAPSIATVAIVGFVIGLGFGFAAVPTLVAAQASVGWEERGVVTGANMFARSIGQSIGAAVLGAVANGVIAAHGGNENDPATIIAASTAVFVGAAIVAVLLFLATLLMPRERRADAAPAPVEPAPITGPITGLG, from the coding sequence ATGATGACGAAGAGCGACGTGGGCCTGCGGTCCGAACGAGGTCCCATCCTGCTGGCGGTCATGGTGGCGACCGGTGTCGTCGCGATCGACGCCACCATCATCGCGACCGCCGTGCCGGCGATCGTGGGCGACATCGGCGGCTTCGCGCAGTTCCCCTGGCTGTTCTCGATCTACCTGCTCACCCAGTCGGTGACCGTTCCGGTGTACGCGAAGCTCGCCGACACCCTGGGGCGCAAGCCCGTCATCCTGTTCGGCATCGCGGTGTTCCTGCTCGGCTCGATCCTGTGCGGGGTGGCCTGGGACATGACGAGCCTCATCATCTTCCGCGCCCTGCAGGGCATCGGCGCGGGTGCCGTGCTGCCGATCACGATCACGATCGTGGGCGACATCTACACGCTCGAGGAGCGCGCCCGCACGCAAGGGTATGTGGCGAGCGTCTGGGGCATCGCGGCGGTCGCCGGTCCCGCGCTCGGCGGCCTCTTCGCGCAGTGGGACTTCTGGCGCGGCATCTTCCTCGTGAACATCCCGCTGTGTCTTGTGGCGTTCTGGCTGCTGGCCCGCAACTACCACGAGAAGGTCGAGAAGCGGGAGCGCCGCATCGACTTCGCGGGCTCGGCGCTGCTCACGGCGGCGTTCACGCTGCTGCTGCTCGGGGTGCTCGAGGGGGGCGCCGGATGGGCGTGGGACTCGCCCATCTCGTTCGGCGTCTTCGGCGGCGGTCTCGCGCTCCTCGTGGTGTTCGTGCTCGTGGAGCGCCGGGCCGCGGAACCGGTGCTTCCGCTGTGGGTGCTGGGGAGGCCTCTGCTGCGGGCCACCGCGGTGGTCGGCCTGGCGGTCGGTGCGGCCCTGATCGGCCTCACCGCCTTCGTGCCCACCTATCTCGTGGTCGGCCTGCATGTGACCCCGCTCGTGGCGGGGCTCGCGCTCGCGACGCTGACGATCGGCTGGCCGATCGCCGCCGCACTCTCGGGCCGGCTGTATCTGCGCATCGGCTTCCGCTCCACCGCGCTCATCGGGGCGACGCTCGTGGTGCTCGGCACGGTGGTGCTCGCCCTGCTCGCCCCCGCGCCGTCGATCGCGACGGTGGCGATCGTGGGCTTCGTGATCGGGCTCGGCTTCGGCTTCGCCGCGGTGCCGACGCTGGTCGCCGCCCAGGCGAGTGTCGGCTGGGAGGAGCGCGGCGTCGTGACGGGCGCCAACATGTTCGCGCGTTCGATCGGGCAGTCGATCGGGGCGGCGGTGCTCGGCGCGGTCGCCAACGGGGTGATCGCGGCTCACGGCGGCAACGAGAACGATCCCGCGACGATCATCGCGGCATCCACGGCCGTCTTCGTCGGGGCGGCGATCGTCGCCGTGCTGCTGTTCCTCGCGACGCTGCTCATGCCGCGCGAACGGCGGGCCGACGCGGCACCCGCCCCCGTGGAGCCCGCGCCCATCACCGGCCCGATCACCGGCTTGGGCTGA